The genomic region CAAAGTGGAGTACGAGTTAACAGACTACGGCTGGGGACTCAAGCCTGCCCTGGACCATCTATGTTATTGGGGAGAAGATCATCTGGACAAAATCCACGGAGATAAGTTTAAAGTGTTGGAGGACTTCGATTCTGAAGAGAAGGGGGCGAGAAATTGAATGGTACAGAGCACGTGAAACAGGCAGTTCCCATTCGTTGTGAAGGCGTGGCAGTAGTTCTGTTGAAGAAGAGCCTCGATCAATACCGTGTACTGATGCTGAAGCGGGCGGGTCGTATGTTGCATAACGAGTGGTGTTATGTTGGCGGCGGGATAGAGAAGGGCGAGAAGGCATGGGAAGCTGCATTAAGAGAAGTTCACGAGGAAACAGGTATTACGGAAGTCCGGTTGTATTCTGCCAATCAATTCGAACAATATTATTCACCCATGGAGGATTATATCTATACCGCTCCCGTATTCGTAGGATATGTGGATGAAAGCCAGGTTGTCCGGTTAAATCATGAACATATCGAGTACCAATGGATGACGTTTGACGAAGCCAGAGAAAACGCGGCATTGCCTGGCATTGATAACATTTTGGATTTTGTTGAAAAGCATTTTGCCAGAAAAGCCCCTTCCAAGTGGCTTCGGATTCATGGAGAGAATGATTAGGAGGTGGAACTCATCACGTACAAGACGATTTATCCAAGAGCATGGTTGAGCCTATTATGCATGAATGGGCGGCGCGAACCGACAAAGAGATCAAACATAAATTGTTTCAAACCTTGGGGTGGATCAGTACGTCTGTTGAATATAAGGAATCGTTGAGGCTGAAGATTTTGGAGGAATAGCGGTGAAAATAATAGAGCAATTTCTAACGATGTCGATCTGAAGTGGTCGAGGTGTTAGGCTTTACAAGATCTGTTATCGCTAACACGATTATTGAAGTAGATTCTAAAAATTAGCAGGAGAGATGCCCATGAGATATCTAACGAAAGAATGGTATGAGCTGTGTCAGCAGACACATCTTCATTTTGGTTTAAGAGTACATAACGGAGCTTACGAGTTCGATGAGAATCTATTTTTAAGGTTGTATAAAAGAAAGGAAAAAGCGCATGTGAAGCAGGAGCGAGAGCTTTATGATTTGGACCCACGTTACATGCTGGAGCATGATGGTCAAGTGCTCACTCGCGTAGACAAAGCTTTCGGTGAGGAAGAAGTGACAGAAGAGGATCAGATCGTTTATCACATGCCTTCGGAAGAACGAGCGCATATTGAGAAACTCATTGCAGAGTATGATGTACGCCCTCCTTTTGATGAGCAGAAATGCAAGGAAGAGTACAAAGAATCAATAGAGTGGAATTTTCAATACAAGGCGGAGAATTTGCCACAGGAAATCGTTGAACAAATTGCGGATATTCGTGTATTTACGTTGGGTTATTGCACGAGAGAGATTTTACAGCAATTAAAGAAACAAAGTGCGGAAAATAAGAGACATGTGGATCACGCAGCGAAAGAATTTAGAGAAGTGATGATGGCGCAGGATATTCCCGATGAAATACATGGCCGGGTTCAATATCATGATTGTACAGTGACAGAACTGCTGACGGGAGATGAAGTGGTCATTCGTTTTGATACCCGTGGGGGCTTCACCAACATAAATAAACTTACGCTGGTTGCACCCGAAATCATCAAGCAAGACGGTGGGATTGTAGGCAGTTACTGGCTATATCAAGAGCTGTATCGAATCGATAACGGATATGAGCTTCATGTTCTATTTGATGGAGAGAATATGCCTGAGCTGATTGTTCGCTGTGCTGATATTCTCGTAGAGGAAGAGTGAGAGTGAGCCCTAAAGGCTGATTATGGAGGAATTGTAGTGAAAATTAGCATCTTAGAAACCAAATTAGCTTCAAGATACGACGAGTTCGATCCTGAACAGGACGGAAATAAAAACACGAAATTTGCTGACATCATTATTGATGGTAGATCCCTTTACCAAAGGCTGAAAAAACATGAATTGGTACCTTGTCTGGGATGGGGTAGCGATGAATATCAAAGACTTCTTATTGAATGAGAAGAAACTACAGGTAGGCCCGTTTTATTTTGATTGGGAAAATTATAAAGAAGCCATTGAAAATACGTTTGGTACAGCCGGAATTCAGTAAGGAAAAAGGAGGATGAAGGAAATAGAGATGGAATGGACCACCAGTACGTTTGGTTATTTATCTACTCCCGTATTTGTCGTGGGCATTGCATGTTACTTCTTTCCTGACTTTCTATACAAAATATTTGTCCTGATGAGATATCGAAAAATTAAACCGAATTACGAGTTTGAAGATAACCCTCCTAATAGTGATATCCCTAAACCTATCGAAATAATATTAAAAGTACTAGGCACCATTATGATGATCCTAGGGATCATATGGTTTTGGTTTTCGGAAGAGTTTTACGATTTATTATTTTGACAGCAAGGAGTGGAACAACAATATGGAGTTTTTATGGACGTTAATCATCGTATCACTTATAAGTTTTATTGTGGTTCTTATCATTGCTGCAATAATACGTTATGCCATAGATTCATCCAACACATCGAGAAAGTTGGATATATTGATTAAAGAAGTGCACTATCTGAAAACTGAAATAAAAAAAATGCAACACCATAAGCAGCAAGATGGTAGCAAACATATTATTGATGAGAAAGTATAGAAAACAGAACGGAGGTACACCTGTATGAGCATGCTTTACCAAATGAATCAAGATCCTAGTTATATGAGGAGAACCACATGTTAATCAACCCAACGATAAATGAGATCAATAACTTATTTAAGATGCATCATATCAACGAGGAAATATCTGAAATTCAAAGTTTGTCAGGTACCACAGCGGGACGTGTTTATCGGTTGAGTACAGGTCTGAACAGGCACTATATTCTAAAATCAGA from Paenibacillus sp. FSL R5-0341 harbors:
- a CDS encoding NUDIX domain-containing protein, with the protein product MNGTEHVKQAVPIRCEGVAVVLLKKSLDQYRVLMLKRAGRMLHNEWCYVGGGIEKGEKAWEAALREVHEETGITEVRLYSANQFEQYYSPMEDYIYTAPVFVGYVDESQVVRLNHEHIEYQWMTFDEARENAALPGIDNILDFVEKHFARKAPSKWLRIHGEND
- a CDS encoding DUF4085 family protein yields the protein MRYLTKEWYELCQQTHLHFGLRVHNGAYEFDENLFLRLYKRKEKAHVKQERELYDLDPRYMLEHDGQVLTRVDKAFGEEEVTEEDQIVYHMPSEERAHIEKLIAEYDVRPPFDEQKCKEEYKESIEWNFQYKAENLPQEIVEQIADIRVFTLGYCTREILQQLKKQSAENKRHVDHAAKEFREVMMAQDIPDEIHGRVQYHDCTVTELLTGDEVVIRFDTRGGFTNINKLTLVAPEIIKQDGGIVGSYWLYQELYRIDNGYELHVLFDGENMPELIVRCADILVEEE